The window TGCGCGACGGCGTGACGCAGCAACTGTTCTGCATGGAAGTGGACATCAGCAAGCGCAAGGTCGACGAAGCGGACCTGATCGAAGCGGGCATCAACTTCCGCCAGCTGTTCGAGCGCTCGACCGACGCCATCGTGCTAATCAAGGGCAACGGCATCATCGATGCCAACCCGGCCGCCCTAGCCATGTTCCGCTGCGCCGGCAAGCAAGACATGGTCGGCAAGACCCTGCTCGATTTTTCGCCCGAGGTGCAGGCCACCGGCGAAACCTCGACCGTGGCCGACGCCGCCCTGACGGCGCGCGCCTTTATCGACGGCAACCACCGCTACGAGTGGGAATTCTACCTGTCGGACCATACCCATATCTGGGCCGAGGTGCTGCTCACCTCGGTTACCCTGGACCATGAATTCCTGTCCTACGCGGTGCTGCGCGACATTTCCCCGCGCAAGGCGGCCGAACATGCGCTGGCCATGGCCGCGCGCGTGTTCGAGAAGTCGCGCGACGCCATTCTCATCACCGACCGCCACTACCGGGTCATCGCGGTCAACCAGGCGTTTACCGCCCTGACCGGGGTGGCGGCGGCCGAGGTGATGGGCGGCGACGTGCCGGGCTTGCGCTCGGGCATGCACGAACCGGCGTTCTACCAGCAGATCTGGGACTTCGTCGCGGTGCACGACCACTGGGAAGGCGAGGTGTGCTGCGTACGGCGCGAGGAGGGCGATCTCCCGGTATGGGTAGCGGTGACGGCCATTCGCGACAGCGCCGAGCAGGTCTCGAACTACATGGCGATCATGACCGACATCACCGAGCGCAAGCGCGCCGAGGAACAGACCCGCTACCTGGCCGAGCACGACTTCCTGACCGATTTGCCGAACCGCGTGCTGTTCCTCGACCGTCTGCAGCAGGCGCTGGTGTCGGCGCGGCGCCAGCACACCAAGGTGGGCGTCATGTTCCTCGACCTGGACCGCTTCAAGGGCATCAACGACAGCTTCGGCCACCACGTGGGCGACGCCGTGCTCAAGGAAGTGGCCACGCGCCTCACCGGCTGCGTGCGCGGGGTCGATACCGTCAGCCGACAGGGCGGCGACGAGTTCGTAGTCATCCTGGCCGACATCGGCGGGGTCGACCAGGCCGCCCACGTGGCCACCAGCGTCATGCACGCGGTGGCGCAGCCGGTGCGCAGCGATGGCCACACGATCAGCCTGTCGGTCTCGATCGGCATCGCCATCTGCCCGGACGACGGCGCCGACATCGACACCCTGCTGAAAAACGCCGACGTGGCCATGTACCACGCCAAGCAGAACGGGCGCAACGCCTTCAGCTTCTTCAATGCCGACATGAATGCCCACGTCATCGAACGGGTGCAGATCGAGAACGAATTGCGGCATGCGCTGTCGAACCAGGAGTTCCTGCTCGAATACCTGCCCGAGGTGAACATCGCCAGCGGCCAGACCATCGCGGTCGAGGCACTGCTGCGCTGGCGCCATCCGCAGCGCGGGCTGCTCATGCCGCACCAGTTCATTCCGGTGGCCGAAGAATGCGGGCTGATGGTGCCGATCGGCGAATGGGTGCTGCGCCAGGCGTGCGCGCGGGCGCGCGCGTGGCGCGACGAGGGCTGTCCGGTGGTGGTGGCGGTCAATCTGTCGGGGGCGCAGTTCATCGACAGCGGCCTGGTGCACAGCGTCGAGGAAGCGCTGCGGCTGTCCGGGTTGGCGCCCGAATTTCTCGACCTCGAGTTTACCGAAAGCGTCATCATGCGCGGCGACGACGCCACCATGGCCACCATCGCCACCTTGCGCGCGCTCGGGGTGCAGCTGACCATCGACGACTTCGGCACCGGGTATTCGAGCCTGAGCTTCCTGCGCCGCTATCCGCTGACCAAGCTGAAGATCCACAGCTCGTTCGTGAAAGACATTGTGGACGCGAATACGGACGCGCCGGCGAACGCGAACGCGCCGGCGAATGCGAGCGCGAACGCGTCCGCCAAGGCGAATCTGATTCCGGCCATCATCGCGGTGGCGCGCAGCCTCAAGCTGCGCGTGATCGCCGAGGGCGTCGAGACGGCCGAGCAGCTGCTGTTTCTACGGCAGCATGGCTGCGACGATTACCAGGGGTATTACGCGAGCATGGCGTCGAGCGACCCGGACCTCAAACCCCGCCCTCGCTGAGGCCGCGCGGCCCGTCGAACAGGCGGATACGCGCCAGCACCTGGCCGTGGTCGGACGCCTCGGGCAGTTCCAGCACGACGTGGTCGTTCAGGTACACCACATCGACCACCTCGCCGATTGCGTTGGGCAGGGCAGCGTTGAATTCTTCCGACACCAGTATGTGGTCGATGGTCGTGTAGTGGCTGTCGTGCACGATGGAAAAGCCCACGTGGCGCAGGTGATCCTGGCGCTGCTGCAGCTGGTAGGCGTCGAACATGCGGTCGCCCAGGGTATTGCCGTTACCCAGCACGATCATGGTGGTCACGGCGTCGGCCACATCGTTGAAGTCGCCCAGCACCACGCGCGGACGCTGGTGTTCTTTGGCCAGCTGGCTCAGGAACACGCGCAGGGCCGCCGCTTCGGTGCCGCGCCGGATCAGCGAGCGCAGGCAGGCCAGCGCGTACAGTTGCGGGTCTTCGCTGCTGTCGCCGTTGCGGTAGTCGGGACGCTTGGACTTGAGGTGCACCACCACCACGTCGACCGTGCAGTCGGGCGAGACGATCACCGGCGCATGGATCACGGCGCGCGAAAAACGGTCGGCTTCGCGGCTGCCGGGCGGCAGCGCCACGCCCTCGGGGAACTGCAGGTGGGCCACGCC of the Massilia violaceinigra genome contains:
- a CDS encoding endonuclease/exonuclease/phosphatase family protein, whose translation is MQQEIRFATFNVYNLAPPGAKLYDNLLPSTPEEYEAKLNWTARQIDLLDADVIGFQEIFSQAALREALARTRRYRDAFHVGFDPDPAAERLTPSVALVSRLPLAAPGVAHLQFPEGVALPPGSREADRFSRAVIHAPVIVSPDCTVDVVVVHLKSKRPDYRNGDSSEDPQLYALACLRSLIRRGTEAAALRVFLSQLAKEHQRPRVVLGDFNDVADAVTTMIVLGNGNTLGDRMFDAYQLQQRQDHLRHVGFSIVHDSHYTTIDHILVSEEFNAALPNAIGEVVDVVYLNDHVVLELPEASDHGQVLARIRLFDGPRGLSEGGV
- a CDS encoding sensor domain-containing protein; this translates as MSADKPAQMGSVEPDGPGREALDVLYRFVAALELAPTVAVHSTDRNGIVRYWNHTCAEVFGVSSAEAVGRPLTSLASHLEREEDFRNTLDTVWKTGRTAPPRDWRIKRLDGAERWLYSTHFPVLRDGVTQQLFCMEVDISKRKVDEADLIEAGINFRQLFERSTDAIVLIKGNGIIDANPAALAMFRCAGKQDMVGKTLLDFSPEVQATGETSTVADAALTARAFIDGNHRYEWEFYLSDHTHIWAEVLLTSVTLDHEFLSYAVLRDISPRKAAEHALAMAARVFEKSRDAILITDRHYRVIAVNQAFTALTGVAAAEVMGGDVPGLRSGMHEPAFYQQIWDFVAVHDHWEGEVCCVRREEGDLPVWVAVTAIRDSAEQVSNYMAIMTDITERKRAEEQTRYLAEHDFLTDLPNRVLFLDRLQQALVSARRQHTKVGVMFLDLDRFKGINDSFGHHVGDAVLKEVATRLTGCVRGVDTVSRQGGDEFVVILADIGGVDQAAHVATSVMHAVAQPVRSDGHTISLSVSIGIAICPDDGADIDTLLKNADVAMYHAKQNGRNAFSFFNADMNAHVIERVQIENELRHALSNQEFLLEYLPEVNIASGQTIAVEALLRWRHPQRGLLMPHQFIPVAEECGLMVPIGEWVLRQACARARAWRDEGCPVVVAVNLSGAQFIDSGLVHSVEEALRLSGLAPEFLDLEFTESVIMRGDDATMATIATLRALGVQLTIDDFGTGYSSLSFLRRYPLTKLKIHSSFVKDIVDANTDAPANANAPANASANASAKANLIPAIIAVARSLKLRVIAEGVETAEQLLFLRQHGCDDYQGYYASMASSDPDLKPRPR